Sequence from the Tenrec ecaudatus isolate mTenEca1 chromosome 6, mTenEca1.hap1, whole genome shotgun sequence genome:
GTTGCTGTGATGGGCTCAGTAGTAGGGCCACCATGATGTCCATAGGGAACGATATGGTGGTCCTGTTGGACTGCCCAATTGGCTTGGACTTACTGGGTGCGTATTGGTCTTGACTGGACCTCCTGCCCAAACTTCAGTTTCTCCACCAGTTGACGACCACCTTTTCCAATCCAGGTGCGGTTCCTAGAGCAACAGAACAAGGTGCTGGAGACCAAATGGAACCTCCTTCAACAGCAGACAACCACCACATCCAGCAAAAACCTCGAGCCCTTCTTTGAGAACTACTTGATTGTCCTGAAGAAGCAGCTGGATGGCTTGGTCAATGACAAAGGGCGTCTTCAATCTGAGCTGAAGGCCATGCAGGACAGTGTGGAGGACTTTAAGACCAAGTacgtgggaggggggaaggcaTGCCATCCAACACGCACATCTGCCTGCACGTGTCCCTGGTTCCCTGGGCTTCTCTCCAGTGGTTTAGAATCCTAGGCTTTGCAGACATCTCCAAGAGCACTGGATGGTCAATCTAGTCCATTTCTCTGTATTCACATAGTCACACTTTATGGAGTCTACAATTCAAGTGTTTCCCATATAGAAAATGAGAGATAAAGTCAGTGATTTTGTCATATAGAAACAGGTTCAGACAGCCAGCAGATGGAAAGCAGTTGTAAATGCAGGCAGACCTGGCTTGAATACAGATCCCCCCACTGACTGGCGTTTGCATAACCTCTGAGCCTCAGTGTCCTTAATCATTACACAGGGCACACTATTCCTATCTATAGGACTGTGAAAGGAATGAGGTCGAGCAAGTGCATAGCACAGTGCTGGACATGACCTAGAGAGATGCTTAGTCATGATGGCATGACTGAGACaatgacctctctctctctctatttgctCTCACTCCTAATGAAGGGACTGGGGTGTGGGCACCAGTCCTGAGAATTTAACCCACCGAAAATAGCTGAAAGAACAGATCTTTTATGGAAATAAAACCAAGGAGATGACTGTTGCTTTTTTCTCATATCAGATCtctttctatttaaaattttttaattggggtctcttacagcttttatcacaacatATACAAGTATCCATTCCAttgaacacatctgtacatatgttgccatcatctttttcaaaacatttttattgacttaagctcttggtatcatctcctcatttcctccctccttcccctgccctcaccccccataaacccttgataattgataaattattcttaattcttttcatatcttacaccggccactatctcccttcaccccatatcGGATCTCTTGAAAAGCCTCTTTCCGGTTTGATTTTCATGTATCTGGATAAACCAGGCTTCAGACTGCCTCCTTGTACGTGATAGTTACTGCACTAGGCAAATAGCTGAATGGACACGAGCGGGCATAGCTAATAACCTGGATGGGTCCAAGTAGCTAGATGTTTGCAACTAAGCAAGAGATCTGAGGCTCTTTGGCTTTTGTCCCTCCTCCCAGGTATGAAGAGGAGATTAACAAGCGCACCACTGCTGAGAATGAGTTTGTGGTCCTCAAGAaggtaggaggggaagggggccaAAAAGTGCTCTGAGGGTACCTCTTCCCTTTGGGAGGGGTCTTTGGCCTTGAATTGTGGATTTGGTCCATTCCTCTCTTGTCTGCATCTCATTCGGTGATGCAAGCAAGTGAAGGGTGTGAACAGAGCCAGGTTCTAAAGAATTGATCTTGGGAAGAAAGCCCATCAGGATAGTTACCTTCCGTGTCTGCAGGTGGACTTAGGGGTGGAGTATATCAAACGGTTGCTCCCATACCACCTCATCTGTTTCTCTGAAGAACACCTTTCCAACTCGACCaatctcattgtcattgagtcgattctagcTCATCATGAACCTGTAGCCTGACCCCATGGCACTTCCTGATCCCCTTCCTCCTCTGATCCCCTTCCTCCTCTGAAGGACGTGGACGCTGCCTACATGAACAAGGTGGAGTTGGAGGCCAAGGTGGACGCCCTTAACGACGAGATCAACTTCCTGAGGGCCTTGTATGAAGCGGTGAGGACTCCATCCTACTCACCTCCATTCGGAGAGAGAGGATCCCCGACCTTAGAGGCTGTTGGTGGAATTCGCAGGTCCTTGAAAGGACTCCAGCTCCCTTACTTCAGGGCAGTGGGTTCTCAACAAGGTTGCAGATATAACGAGTCCATGTGAGAGTCGACTGGGGTGCGGGCGTGGTTTCTCAGAGCCAGctgttgtcttggaagaaaggattAGAGCAAAAGATTGCTTGGGGTAGGATTTGTTGCGATTTAGCATTCCTTTGGTGGAATAGATTCACTCCGTTTCTATCCCGCATAGTGAAAATCCCATGCATTAGACATGAAGTGTCTTACGGTTTCCAAGGAGCAGTAAAGACCAGAGGGATTGCTTTCCGGTTCTGAGATGCCACGAACTACTGGATTCCTACTCAGAGCTTTACTCCCTGGCCCACATGTAATGGAAATGAAACCCAGCTTCCTCCTGTGCCTATGGCATAGCCATTTCTGTGGCGACAGAAGGTTTCTGGGACTGATGGGAAATGTTTAACTTGCAGGAGCTGTGTCAGATGCAGACTCAGGTCAGCGACACGTCCGTGGTGCTGTCCATGGACAACAACCGCTGCCTGGACCTGGACAGCATCATCGCCGAGGTCAAGGCCCAGTATGAGGACATCGCTCAAAGGAGCAAGGCCGAGGCCGAGGCCCTGTACCAGATCAAGGTGAGTGCTGAGGATCTCTCAGCAGATGTGAACGATTTACCGGGATTGACTTTGAATGTACCTGGGTATGCAAGCTCAAGAGAAGAAAAGTCAGAAATGAATGGATTCTTCCAGGTGTTAGGAATCAGGTATCCTGGCCTGATTTGGGACTCCCTGATAGTTCACATCACTCTTGCCACCCACCTGAGGCCATGACTTGAGAATGGAGTCTATTCAAACACCCTTTACACCTGTCCTCCCGTGTCTCCTGGGTCTTAGGTACAGCAGCTCCAGGTCTCAGTGGACCAGCATGGCGATAGCCTGAAGAACACCAAGATGGAGATCGCCGAACTTAACCGAATGATCCAGAGGCTGCGGGCCGAGATCGAGAACGTGAAGAAGCAGGTACGTGGCACCCCCTACCAACCAAAGTTCAGGGCCAGGCCCTGAAGCAGATGTCTCACCGGAGATGACCAGATAAGGCACCAGGGCAGAAGACCCTGACCTTGTCTATAGAGGCTTTGGTGCTCTTCACATAAACAGGGCCCAGATCTGCAGGACAGGACAGACACCTCAGCACACGTTTCTCGGCGCCTCATGAGTTTTTCGCTCATCTTCAGCTCATGATttgggtgggggcagtggggggtcCTGGCTAGAGTGGATTAAATGTCAGGGATATAAATGTGAAAGTAAGGGAGTTAGAAAGCAAACAGTCAAGATGGGCACACTCTTGCTATCTTAACACCCAAAGAAAGTTGGTGctcagggagtggggagaggtggAGAGGCTCGGGAGCAGGGTAGGAAGGATGGACAGTGCAATTCTCTTTTCCGTAGTGCGAGGTTCTGCAGACATCTGTGGCTGATGCAGAGCAGCGTGGGGAGCTGGCGCTCAAGGACGCCAATGCCAAGCTCCAGGACCTCAAGGCCGCCCTGCAGCAGGCCAAGGAGGAGCTGGCCCGGATACTGCGCGACTACCAGGAGCTCATGAGCGTGAAGCTGGCCCTGGACATCGAGATCGCCACCTACCGCAAGCTGCTGGAGGGCGAGGAGTGCCGGTGAGGGTGGTAGGGCAGGGAGGCAACATGAGGGATGAAGGGGCTCTAGGGTCATGAGTTTGCACCTCTCCTGGGTCCTTGCGCAAGGGCTGTACGGTAGGTGCATGATGAACCAAGACCATAGACCAGGTGCATGTTCAGGTCTCAAAATCTGGCTATTGCCAACATGAGAAGATGGTAACCGAAGCCTTGAGCACAGAGTAAGCACGTGTGGAAGGGGCTTGCGGGGCGTGCAGGGGGTGGAGTGTGACTTTGAGCTCTGCTAGAActcactgctctctctctctctctctccgcccCTCCACAGAATGTCCGGGGAATGCCAGAGTGCCGTCAGCATCTGTAAGTCTTTCTGGCTCTCCCCCGGCCGTGTGTTTGCTCACCTTGGTGGGGTTGGGTCTTCTAGTGGTCAGCCTGTTGGAATAATTTCTATCCTGTCTCCCCTTTCTCTGCAGCTGTTGTCGGGGGCGCGGCCAGTGCCGGAGGCATGGGTGCAGGATGCGGCCTGGGCGGTGGCTTTGGCTCCGGTGCCGGAAGTGGCTTTGGCTCCGGGTTTGGTGGCGGCGTCTGCGGCAGCTCCAGCAGCAAGATCATCTGTTCCACCACCGTGAACAAGAGATACCGATAGAGGAGACGCGGTCCCTGAAGGCCTGTGAGCCCAGCTGGGCCCAGTCCCGGTGTTTCTGTGCTTCCATCGCCCTGCCTTTATCTTTCCTCTTTGGGGCTCATCTGACCAGGGTCCCCTCCGCTGTCCCCTGCGTGCCCTCTGTTCCTGGATGACCTTTGTGGTTGGGACTGGGCTCTGCCCTCTTGAAGTTTGGAGGCATCTTCTCCATCTGGGCTTGGTGGCCTGCCTGGGACGAGTGGAGTGTCAGCTCCTACGGACGCTGGAGACACATCACCCAGAGCTTCCTCTCCAAATGGCCAGCattccacatgcccccttccagctcAGTGCTGTCTCCCACAAGATCCCGGATATGCCTCTGCATCAGGACCAAGCTCACTCTCCATCATCTGGCACCATGCGGCCCTGCAGGGCCAGGACACGAACCCCTCAATGTCTTGTTGGGCTCTCCTCATGCCCTCTGCCCATCTTCTGGTGACtcttcaataaaatgcttttgTCATTCATTCTGAGCCTTTGTCATCCATCCTGGGAAGCCTCCAGAAGGCTGTGTATCCAGCTAATTCAGGAGAAAGTGGATTCTGGGACCAGAGAGATCTGTGTCTACAGATGAAAGCCATCAGTCCATTGCTCAGTCCTCTGCATCTAAGGCATTCAGATGACGGAGGGCGAAGATCAGTGCTGGGAGCCGAGGGCTGCTTAGCGATGCACAGATTTAAGGGACAACAAACCAGTTCTGGGATAACCCCAGCACAAAGTGGATCCTAGGTTGACCCTCAAGGGGAGGGATCGAAGTCTAGAGGTCTGACAAGTGTGGCAAGGCAGTCAAGGGGGCATCATTGACTGCGAACCagagggtttttgtgtgtgtgtgtgtgtgctattgaTGACGATCACCATCTAGCAAGGACTCCCTATATTTTCATTCGACTCCATGGAGGGGACTAAATCCCACTGGACAAGCAGAGCTTTCTGGAAGCTACCACAGGAGTCAACAAGACCAGACTTGCTGGCAAGGCGTGACAGCCTGTGGCACTCACGGAGGCTTACTGCTTActgccctccccatctcccagctGTGCTCCAGGTCAGGCTTATGCTGCTGCTCCTGGGGGGTAGGAACATGGGAAGGGCGAGGGAGGTGAGGAAGGCGGAGGATGCAACCCCCTGATGGAAGCCAGTGTCCTGGTGGGCTCTGGGTATTTCTTCGGATGTCACCCTGTTTCTATAGGGGACCAGTCCCAAAATGTTGCCGGAGATGTCACTTCTCATTTCCAGAGACAGGCTGTACAGCTCCCCGTCTGTGGCTACAGTTGTGGTCGCTAGCTGTTGTCTAGGTGGCCCGACTCATGGTGGCCTGACtcatgcacaatggaatgaagagatgccctgtcctgtgccgccTCCAGGGTCAGTTGCAGATTGGACCGTGGCCGTCATAGGATTTCCATTGGCTGATCTCTGGAAGGAGATCACCTGACTTTCCTTCCTCatctgtcttagcctggaagttctgctgaacgcAGCTCAGCATCACGGCAGTCTGTGAGCCTCCAGTGACAGACCGGTGGTGGGTGTGCATGAGGGGTGTTGTCGGTCAGTCCCACCTGGTTTGCTGCATGAAAGGGGAGAACCTTACCACTGAATGATGGATGCCCTCTCCCCATTCATCCAAGaaaactcacggccatggagtcaatgtcgACTCTTAGAGACCCGGTCGGACAGTGCAgacctgccgctgtgggtttctgagcctgccactctctacaggaggagaaagcctggtctttctcccgaggagggtGCTGGTGGTGTCCAATCGCTGACCTTATGGTCAGGTCAGTAGCTCAACGAGCAAGCACTGTGACACCTGGGCTCGGTTCACACCGGACCCaagggccccccaccccccgtggcaGATGCGGAGCATGCGCTTTCCCTGGGCTGGCTGCCCAATGCTCCCGGTCCCACCAACACGGTGCCAGGAGACAGAAGGCTGGCCTTTCTCCAGGCCCAGGGCTGCCCTGCCCTCAAAGGGTTAATCTGAAGGCCTTTTTAACCGGGAGGgagcagccactccttgggatgaGGGCTATTCTCCAGTCCAGTGCCAACAGCCCTTTGTCTGAGGCTCACCTCTGCGTGTGTCAGAACAGGAAGTCTCCTTCACAGTCACTTGGGCTCTGATTTCTTCCCACCGCGGTACTCCGCCCCTGGGAGAATGCCGAGCGGGCCCTTTTCTGAGTTTCTAGGGTGAGGAGGAACAGCTGAGGGTGGTGGCCAGGGTGGGGCTTCTCTGCCTCAGCCACCAGAGGTTGCAGGTTAAGGCGGGGCAGCGTGagaagctggggggtgggggggtgagggagaaGACTGGGACGCACACAGGCCCACATGGTCCTCAGCCCCCTGGGAGGTGCTTTTAGGGTGCTCTAGAAGCCACCCCTACTGAATGG
This genomic interval carries:
- the KRT4 gene encoding keratin, type II cytoskeletal 4; the encoded protein is MISKQQCIRGGPRGFSCGSAVVGGGRKAAFSSVSVSGGGGRCSSGGFGSRSLYNLGGNKSICSSVAGPRPGAGFGGAGGFGACGFGAGGFGSGFGAGGFGGGFGGSFSGRGGPGSPVCPPGGIQEVTINQSLLTPLHVEIDPEIQKVRTQEREEIKTLNNKFASFIDKVRFLEQQNKVLETKWNLLQQQTTTTSSKNLEPFFENYLIVLKKQLDGLVNDKGRLQSELKAMQDSVEDFKTKYEEEINKRTTAENEFVVLKKDVDAAYMNKVELEAKVDALNDEINFLRALYEAELCQMQTQVSDTSVVLSMDNNRCLDLDSIIAEVKAQYEDIAQRSKAEAEALYQIKVQQLQVSVDQHGDSLKNTKMEIAELNRMIQRLRAEIENVKKQCEVLQTSVADAEQRGELALKDANAKLQDLKAALQQAKEELARILRDYQELMSVKLALDIEIATYRKLLEGEECRMSGECQSAVSISVVGGAASAGGMGAGCGLGGGFGSGAGSGFGSGFGGGVCGSSSSKIICSTTVNKRYR